Below is a window of Pseudomonas sp. B21-040 DNA.
GCCTCGAATCCGAACGATTTAAAACATCGCCCGATGCCAACGATGAAGCGATCATCCTGACTGTCCAGGAACTGAACTGGCTACTTGATGGTTTTGATCTGTGGCGCAACCGTCCTCATCAGGTTTTGACGCCTCGATACGTGGCCTGATTCGGTATAATCCAGGGCATGATTTCCATGCCCGAAAACCTCCCCGATGATCCTGAATTGCTCAAGCAGATGCTTGCGAAGATGCAGTCCAGAGTCGGTTTCCTCGAAGAAGAAAATGCGCTGTTACGTCAGCGCCTGTTCGGACGCAAGTCCGAGCAAACGGCTGATCCGGCAACGCCGCAGTTGGCCCTGTTCAATGAGGCGGAAAGCGTCGTCGAACCCATTGATGAAGCCGCAGAAGAAGAGGCTGTTGCGCCGACCCAGCGGCGTGGCAACCGCAAGCCGCTGCCGGCCGATCTCCCCCGTATCGAAATCATCCACGAACTGCCCGAGCGTGAACTGACTTGTGCCTGCGGCTGCCGCAAACACGCCATCGGCGAGGAGGTCAGCGAGCAGCTTGAAATCGTGCCGATGCAAATCCGCGTGATCAAACACGTCCGTAAGGTTTACGGTTGCCGTGCCTATGAAACGGCACCGGTCACTGCGGACAAGCCCGCTCAGTTGATTGAAAAAAGTATGGCCAGCCCAAGCGTGCTGGCGATGCTGCTGACCACCAAATACGTGGACGGTTTACCGCTTCACCGTTTCGAAAAAGTGCTGGGCCGCCATGGCATCGATATCCCGCGCCAGACCCTGGCCCGCTGGGTTATCCAGTGCGGCGAACACTTGCAGCCACTGCTGAATTTAATGCGCGACCAGTTGCTGGAAAGCCGAATCATCCACTGCGATGAAACCCGCGTGCAGGTGTTGAAAGAGCAGGATCGGGAACCCAGCAGCCAGTCCTGGATGTGGGTGCAAACCGGTGGCCCGCCCGACAAGCCAGTGATCCTTTTCGACTACTCCACCAGCCGGGCGCAGGAGGTGCCGACGCGCCTGCTTGATGGCTATCGCGGATATGTGATGACCGATGATTACGCCGGTTACAACGCGCTGGGCGCGCAGGACGGGGTTGAACGTCTAGGTTGCTGGGCGCATGCACGGCGCAAATTCGTCGAAGCGCAAAAAGTGCAGCCCAAAGGCAAGACGGGACGTGCCGACATCGCGCTGAACCTGATCAACAAGCTTTATGGCATCGAACGCGATCTACAGGCCGGCAACGACGGCGAGCGTAAAACCGGTCGTCACGCGCACAGCCTGCCGGTGCTGGCTCAGTTGAAAAACTGGATGGAAAAGACACAGCCTCAGGTCACAGCTCAGAACGCCCTGGGCAAAGCCATCAGTTATCTGGCCAACAACTGGAACAAACTTGCGCGGTATGTCGAGGAAGGCTACTTGCCGATCGACAACAACCCTGCCGAACGCGCCATCAGGCCCTTCGTGATCG
It encodes the following:
- the tnpC gene encoding IS66 family transposase gives rise to the protein MISMPENLPDDPELLKQMLAKMQSRVGFLEEENALLRQRLFGRKSEQTADPATPQLALFNEAESVVEPIDEAAEEEAVAPTQRRGNRKPLPADLPRIEIIHELPERELTCACGCRKHAIGEEVSEQLEIVPMQIRVIKHVRKVYGCRAYETAPVTADKPAQLIEKSMASPSVLAMLLTTKYVDGLPLHRFEKVLGRHGIDIPRQTLARWVIQCGEHLQPLLNLMRDQLLESRIIHCDETRVQVLKEQDREPSSQSWMWVQTGGPPDKPVILFDYSTSRAQEVPTRLLDGYRGYVMTDDYAGYNALGAQDGVERLGCWAHARRKFVEAQKVQPKGKTGRADIALNLINKLYGIERDLQAGNDGERKTGRHAHSLPVLAQLKNWMEKTQPQVTAQNALGKAISYLANNWNKLARYVEEGYLPIDNNPAERAIRPFVIGRKNWLFSDTSKGATASAQLYSLVETAKANGQEPYAWLRHALERLPTASSVEDYEALLPWNCSPVSRS